Proteins co-encoded in one Zygotorulaspora mrakii chromosome 5, complete sequence genomic window:
- the TCA17 gene encoding Tca17p (similar to Saccharomyces cerevisiae YEL048C; ancestral locus Anc_1.491), protein MDATPSFISLIDEYNTPLLVHVNVKEKDDVNRVLKYNVFSNISLDYFESQLFQWTSLESHSEVKLLFQLEGVTVYGCLVKSTGLKIIVGFEQEETIEEDIVALLFTKIKKVYLRVKLNPFISALKDDNRRKELVNKLNEKFEEEF, encoded by the coding sequence ATGGATGCTACACCAAGTTTCATTTCCCTGATAGATGAGTACAACACGCCATTGCTTGTACATGTTAAtgtaaaagaaaaggatgaCGTAAACagagttttgaaatataacgttttttcaaacatttCTCTGGATTATTTCGAAAGTCAATTGTTTCAGTGGACATCCCTTGAATCACATTCTGAGGTCAAATTACTTTTCCAACTGGAGGGTGTTACCGTTTACGGTTGCCTTGTAAAATCAACTGGTTTAAAAATAATTGTAGGCTttgaacaagaagaaactATTGAGGAGGACATTGTTGCGTTGTTATTTactaaaataaaaaaagtatatttGCGAGTCAAACTTAATCCTTTTATTTCTGCTCTTAAAGATGATAATAGACGAAAGGAATTAGTGAACAAGTTGAACgagaaatttgaagaagagtttTAA
- a CDS encoding lipase ROG1 family protein, translating into MANYHLVVLIHGLWGNVSHFDYIHSALEEVAEILDADETQLIVHKTTLNEGYKTYDGIDICGFRVAKDISEQIEEFESSGNNNGDKITKFSIVGYSLGGLIARYAVGLLYKSQFFKKREIELLNFTTFCTPHVGVLAPGNNYAVKLFNSIVPLLLGSSGKQMFLKDSVGNNIAKGNSTGTNESLPLIYVMSLQSSIFYKGLSSFKYKSLYANIINDKRTAWWTSGISLNDPFFNINEYNGINVFKYIKGYEEIVVNRNNPIVISKVPEEDNNDENVIKKISVRSKDTDERKQLAGEEFYFLNYWFIKIGKWLMVMLNLLIIAPLFLLWKIIQSCTEMTISAIRVTRFFKRYSHQIMHDYFDISPSPMIESDECTTADSYDTDNDDDFYSLNPTISGSSSIRSVSNMPQEFNNYLGVEGSLNDQADTLMESIYDAIERKRTHAGFLEEAASTSGKISDDSLAVTIRELENISFDQMIAKHGYHYEELIGNIILDLSQTQIDIIKSLNHINWEKYPIYIKDTPSTHACAIVRHNDPKFDEGKIVIKHWVHNVFRRS; encoded by the coding sequence ATGGCAAATTATCATTTGGTAGTCCTCATTCACGGGCTATGGGGAAACGTTTCTCACTTTGATTACATACACAGTGCACTGGAAGAGGTTGCAGAGATTCTTGACGCAGACGAAACACAGCTAATTGTGCACAAAACCACCTTAAATGAAGGATATAAAACCTATGACGGCATAGATATCTGTGGTTTCAGAGTAGCAAAGGATATATCTGAGCAGATAGAAGAGTTCGAGAGCTCAGGGAATAACAATGGCGATAAGATCACAAAGTTTTCTATCGTGGGTTATTCACTTGGCGGATTAATAGCACGATACGCAGTTGGTCTTTTGTATAAGTCGcagtttttcaagaagagagaaattgaattgttAAACTTTACGACATTTTGTACCCCACATGTAGGTGTGCTAGCCCCTGGGAACAATTATGCCGTCAAGCTGTTCAATTCAATTGTACCATTGTTACTTGGCAGTAGTGGTAAGCAAATGTTTCTAAAGGATTCGGTGGGAAACAACATAGCAAAGGGCAACAGCACTGGTACGAATGAGAGTTTGCCTTTAATATATGTGATGAGTTTGCAAAGTTCAATATTTTATAAAGGTCTGAGCAGCTTCAAATATAAAAGTTTGTATGCAAATATTATTAATGATAAGAGAACGGCTTGGTGGACTTCAGGAATATCATTGAATGAcccttttttcaatatcaatgAATATAATGGCATCAACGTGTTCAAGTATATCAAAGGCtatgaagaaattgtgGTAAATCGTAATAATCCAATCGTTATTTCAAAGGTTCCTGAGGAAGATAATAACGATGAAAATGTTATAAAGAAAATCTCAGTTCGTAGCAAGGACACAGATGAGAGAAAACAGCTGGCTggtgaagaattttatttcttAAATTATTGGTTCATCAAAATAGGCAAATGGTTGATGGTTATGCTGAATCTTTTGATTATTGCGCctttatttcttctttggaaaATCATCCAATCATGTACGGAAATGACAATATCTGCTATCAGAGTTACGAGATTCTTCAAGAGATACTCTCATCAAATAATGCATGATTACTTTGATATATCTCCATCTCCCATGATAGAATCAGATGAATGTACAACAGCAGACAGTTATGATACTGacaatgatgatgatttttatTCCTTGAATCCAACTATTAGTGGATCTTCGTCAATCCGCTCAGTGAGTAATATGCCACAAGAATTCAACAACTACCTCGGAGTTGAAGGGTCCTTGAATGACCAAGCCGATACTTTGATGGAAAGTATCTATGATGCTATTGAAAGGAAGAGAACACATGCTGGGTTCCTAGAGGAAGCTGCATcaacatctggaaaaattAGTGATGATTCTCTTGCGGTTACAATTCGTGAATTAGAaaatatatcttttgaTCAAATGATTGCTAAGCATGGCTATCATTATGAGGAGCTCATTGGTAATATAATTTTAGATTTGTCACAGACACAGATCGATATCATCAAATCGCTAAACCATATCAACTGGGAAAAGTATCCTATCTACATTAAAGACACTCCAAGCACACATGCATGCGCTATTGTTCGTCATAATGATCCTAAATTTGATGAGGGCAAGATCGTGATTAAGCATTGGGTCCACAATGTTTTCCGTAGATCCTAA
- the FRD1 gene encoding fumarate reductase (similar to Saccharomyces cerevisiae YEL047C and OSM1 (YJR051W); ancestral locus Anc_1.490) has translation MLKSRRIVLYFCILLIVILARNLFKTSTITQMSARSPVVIVGSGLAGLATGTQLVNKYKIPIVLLDKASSIGGNSIKASSGINGAFTSTQQALNVKDSPELFYHDTVKSSQGKGVKPLMEKLSEDSESAISWLQKEFNLKLDLLAQLGGHSAPRTHRSSGKLPPGFEIVQSLKNNLESIEKSDSGLVKISLNSTVVDVNLDSDNKVSSVAYVDSAGKTQTISTKNIVFCSGGFSFSREMLKQYAPELIDLPTTNGQQATGDGQKILEKLGAYLIDMDQVQVHPTGFIDPTNRESHHKFLAAEALRGLGGILLNPSTGKRFVNELDRRDTVTEAIQTKCPKVDNKAYLVLSEKVYEDYKNNMDFYLFKKLIKKITVDEFVSQFRLPISAKEVVADLQNYSSASSDQFGRSLVINTFGDNVASETVIYVGEITPVVHFTMGGAKINREAQVIGKDGNPLASGLYAAGEVSGGVHGANRLGGSSLLECVVFGRTAADSIANQF, from the coding sequence ATGTTAAAAAGTAGGAGAATAGTACTTTAtttttgtattttattGATTGTCATTTTGGCTAGGAACCTATTTAAAACATCAACTATTACCCAAATGTCGGCAAGATCACCTGTAGTTATTGTTGGATCGGGTTTAGCAGGCCTTGCTACTGGTACCCAACTTGTTAACAAATACAAAATCCCAATTGTACTTTTGGATAAAGCTTCATCAATCGGTGGTAATTCTATAAAGGCATCAAGTGGTATCAATGGAGCTTTCACATCCACCCAACAGGCCTTAAATGTAAAAGATTCGCCGGAATTATTTTATCACGATACAGTTAAATCTTCTCAAGGTAAAGGTGTTAAACCGCTAATGGAAAAATTATCTGAAGATTCAGAATCAGCCATCAGTTGGTTACAAAAAGAGTTCAATTTGAAACTTGATTTGTTGGCGCAATTGGGTGGTCATTCCGCCCCAAGAACTCATAGATCTTCAGGAAAATTACCACCaggttttgaaattgttcaaagtTTAAAGAATAATCTGGAAAGTATCGAAAAAAGTGATTCAGGTTTGGTTAAAATCTCTCTGAATTCGACAGTTGTTGATGTTAATTTAGATTCTGACAACAAGGTTTCAAGTGTGGCGTATGTAGACTCAGCTGGGAAAACGCAAACAATAAgtacaaaaaatattgtgTTCTGTTCGGGTggattttcattttcaagagaAATGCTAAAACAATACGCTCCTGAACTGATTGACTTGCCAACAACAAATGGCCAACAAGCAACAGGTGACGgtcaaaaaatcttggaaaaattggGTGCATATCTTATTGACATGGATCAAGTCCAAGTCCATCCAACTGGATTCATTGATCCAACAAATCGTGAAAGTCATCACAAATTTTTAGCTGCTGAGGCTTTGAGAGGTTTGGGGGGTATCTTACTAAACCCAAGTACCGGTAAAAGATTCGTTAACGAATTAGATAGAAGAGACACTGTCACAGAAGCCATTCAAACCAAATGTCCCAAAGTTGATAACAAAGCATATCTCGTACTGAGCGAAAAAGTTTATGAGGATTACAAGAACAACATGGATTTTtatctcttcaaaaaattgatcaagaaaattaCAGTTGATGAGTTCGTCTCACAGTTCAGATTACCAATTTCTGCAAAAGAGGTAGTTGCTGATTTACAAAACTACTCGTCCGCTTCTAGTGACCAGTTTGGTCGGTCGTTGGTTATCAACACGTTCGGCGACAACGTTGCTTCTGAGACAGTAATTTATGTCGGTGAAATTACACCAGTCGTTCATTTCACCATGGGTGGTGCAAAGATCAATAGAGAGGCTCAGGTTATTGGTAAAGACGGAAATCCATTAGCCTCTGGTCTGTATGCTGCTGGTGAAGTATCTGGAGGTGTCCATGGTGCTAATAGATTAGGTGGATCCAGTTTATTGGAGTGTGTTGTATTCGGTAGAACTGCTGCAGATAGTATTGCAAACCAATTTTAA